TTTCGATAATGGGTTATTAAAATCCAAAACCGATTGGCAAGGTGTTAAAACTACTTATCAATATAATGATCGTGGTTTAGCAACTGAAAAAACAGAAGCGGCAGGTACACCACAAGCTCGAACAGTATCCACGGAATGGCACGAAACCTTTAGTTTACCAGTAAAGGTGACAGAACCAGGTAAAACCACCATTTACGAATATAGCGATAAAGGCCAGCTAACAAGTCAACGGCAGGAAAGCGCTAAATAAAATCAATTAATTTAAATTGCTAGGCGGCACTAGACCGCCTTGGCCAGGTTTTAAATTTATTTTGAGTAGTCATATTATGCAGTTTAAACAGACTTTATTAGCCGGGGCTTTATCGTTAGTTATTTCCCCGTTAGCGCTTTCAGCGATCACTACTAATACCAGCTATCAATATAATGACCAGAACAAGGTTAGCCAAATTGATGGTCCACGCACTGATGTGCAAGATATCACTCAATTTCGTTACAACAATGAAGGGCAATTAACCGAAGTTGTTAATGCACTGGGACATTCGACACAATTATCTGACCATAATGCCTTTGGAAATCCCCAGAAAATTACTGATGCTAATGGCACGGTAACTAATCTGTCCTATGATGAGATGGGGCAATTAACCCAATCCACTATTAAAAGTACAGCGGGTGATATCACCACTCGCTTTGAATACGATGCCATTGGCCAAGTGACAGCGATCTATTTACCCAATAGCAGTGAATTGCATTATGAATATGATGGAGCGAAACGTTTAACGGCTATTCAAAATGGTTTAGGCGAGCGTGTCGAATATCAACACGATAATGCTGGGAATATTACTAAGCAGGTCGTTAAATCTTCTACTGGCGCAGTAGTCAGCCAATTTAGCCAGGCTTATGATGAAATGAGTAGACTGTTAAAGTCTGTTGGCGCTAATGGTCAAACCAGCCGGTTTGAATACGATAAAAACAGTAATACAACAGGTGCAACTAATCCTCGTAATTATAAAAGTGGTAATGCGTATGATGCGTTAAATCGGTTAGTCACTAGCACTGATGCATTAAACCAAAACACCCAATTTAAATACGATTCGCAAGATAATTTAACCCAAGTCACTGACCCGCGCGGCGTTACCACCACTTATCAATATGATGGTTTAGGGCGTTTGGTAAAAGAAGTCAGCCCTAGCAGTGGTGAAACGGTTTATAGCCATGATGCCGCCGGTAATGTGACTCAAAAGGTAGATGGCCGTGGTGTTGTTACCAAATACAGCTATGACGCTTTAAACCGTCAAACCAGCCGGTCTTATCCTGCTAGTCCAGAGCTGAATGTTACTTACCTTTATGATGGCACCAATGATGGTAACAAAGGCATTGGCCGCTTAACGGGCATTCAGGATCAATCAGGCTTAATTGCTTACCAATATGATGACCGGGGTAATGTTACCAAAACCATGCGCTCGGTTAGCTTCAATGGTAAGGATCAATTCTTTGGTGTGGCCTATGGCTACAACCTAGCTAACCAACTGACTCGTATCCAATACCCCTCTGGTTTAACTATCAGCTACCAACGCAATAGCAATGGGCAAGTTAACCAGGTTACCGGTCAATTTAAGGGCAGCGATCAGGTCATTAATTTAGCCAACAATATTGGCTATGTACCGTTTGGCCCTGTACAACAACTGACGTGGGGTAATGGGAAAACCTTAAACCGCCAATATGATCAGGACTTACAGTTAATTCAGCAAACGGTACAAGGCATCCAAGAGCTGAATTACCAGTACGATCCAAACGGAAACATTACCGGCATTGATAACTTATTAGCTCAGCAAAACAACAGCTCATATGGTTATGATGCGTTAGACCGCTTAATCGAAGAGCAAGCTAACTATGGCCGTAAAACCTATGAATATGATCCGGTCGGTAACCGTACTAAGCGTACAACCGAAAAAGCCGGTAAAACTGAAACCCAAAAACTAACTTATGCCGAAAACAGCAACCGCTTAATCAAGCATGAAGAAAGCAATGTCAGTTATGACGGCATGGGCAATACCCAAAATAATGGTAATGGTTTACAGCTCCAATATGATGGTCAAGGGCGATTAAAAGCTGTTGTTAAAGGTGGAACTACCCAAGCTGAATACCGTTATAACGCGATTGGCGAACGATTAGTAAAAGTCTTAAATAACCAAACCGTTATTTACAACTATGACCAAAACGGGCAACTGTTAGCAGAAGCTTATTACAACGCTAACAACCAGCTGTTCTACACCCGCAACTATGCATGGTTAGGTACTCAACCAATTGCCATGTTAGAGCAATGGCTAAACGACAAAGGCCAAAGCACTAAACAGCAAGTGGCGTATATTCACAGTGATCACCTTAACA
This genomic interval from Spartinivicinus ruber contains the following:
- a CDS encoding RHS repeat domain-containing protein; the protein is MQFKQTLLAGALSLVISPLALSAITTNTSYQYNDQNKVSQIDGPRTDVQDITQFRYNNEGQLTEVVNALGHSTQLSDHNAFGNPQKITDANGTVTNLSYDEMGQLTQSTIKSTAGDITTRFEYDAIGQVTAIYLPNSSELHYEYDGAKRLTAIQNGLGERVEYQHDNAGNITKQVVKSSTGAVVSQFSQAYDEMSRLLKSVGANGQTSRFEYDKNSNTTGATNPRNYKSGNAYDALNRLVTSTDALNQNTQFKYDSQDNLTQVTDPRGVTTTYQYDGLGRLVKEVSPSSGETVYSHDAAGNVTQKVDGRGVVTKYSYDALNRQTSRSYPASPELNVTYLYDGTNDGNKGIGRLTGIQDQSGLIAYQYDDRGNVTKTMRSVSFNGKDQFFGVAYGYNLANQLTRIQYPSGLTISYQRNSNGQVNQVTGQFKGSDQVINLANNIGYVPFGPVQQLTWGNGKTLNRQYDQDLQLIQQTVQGIQELNYQYDPNGNITGIDNLLAQQNNSSYGYDALDRLIEEQANYGRKTYEYDPVGNRTKRTTEKAGKTETQKLTYAENSNRLIKHEESNVSYDGMGNTQNNGNGLQLQYDGQGRLKAVVKGGTTQAEYRYNAIGERLVKVLNNQTVIYNYDQNGQLLAEAYYNANNQLFYTRNYAWLGTQPIAMLEQWLNDKGQSTKQQVAYIHSDHLNTPRVASNTAGQAVWQWQSDAFGVGRANEDVDGNGQKTVVALRFPGQVFDPESGLHYNYFRDYDPNLGRYVQSDPIGLEGGLNTYAYVLGNPLKYSDSTGEAANPVSTAGGAVLGFGWGVVSEVTSQIQNGFDPVKIILYPIADGVTGAMACSMNPYLMGGAYPANTTMKRAADALSNGLKEAMSGMAGN